In the Mytilus trossulus isolate FHL-02 chromosome 1, PNRI_Mtr1.1.1.hap1, whole genome shotgun sequence genome, one interval contains:
- the LOC134706225 gene encoding uncharacterized protein LOC134706225 produces the protein MSLTEDIKCLSDIIFVLPQRVRVVEAVRDLPFAAGDILVLELVKNLDLVEGIDRVTEDKIRIPLDYHGKVHRLGQRCSSVAEIHQDKSTWFSVEAPFETPISPWQKRVVKSGSVVELTDIEHDKGIVVRLLDDPVFISEETPLHFKIVLDEEETLKEIVHDFGLQTIVIKDEYEHPSELYAPGNYILTNIVSEEFVLGYRETFPGGQQTHFIIPVSCGLRLILEMSSPNISKPYKNAFFVPKHLYSNDMIAKLYLEYLKTRTRLLEVKEEYVPDIPPRLTKSSVSRQSLMSNQSGASSGPVRPDRRRRTISIQSEDIPKPFERLSSLDETKCASLSEVNDNVFEGSSDGNSEVISPPYMELNKTDIATTHIYDEMAFDDMENTQCAENTTTSTTRNVFFMCCGKSCEDSDDIHDMSVYRLVKFLNRNQLPSMAEICNKHKLDGAFISELTIEDLMNEPFLQSEEQVEIFISLVSKQSKNK, from the exons ATGTCGTTAACGGAGGACATCAAATGCCTCAgtgatataatatttgttttaccacAGCGGGTTCGGGTAGTGGAAGCCGTAAGGGACTTACCATTTGCTGCAGGGGATATTCTAGTGTTGGAATTGGTAAAGAATTTAGATCTTGTGGAAGGAATTGACAGAGTAACCGAAGACAAAATTCGTATTCCTTTAGACTATCACGGGAAAGTGCACAGGCTTGGACAACGTTGTAGTTCGGTTGCTGAAATCCATCAGGATAAGTCCACGTGGTTCAGTGTTGAAGCACCATTTGAAACACCGATATCGCCATGGCAAAAACGGGTAGTGAAAAGTGGAAGCGTTGTTGAATTAACCGATATTGAACATGACAAAGGAATTGTTGTCCGACTATTAGATGACCCTGTTTTCATTTCAGAAGAAACACCTTTACACTTTAAGATTGTATTAGACGAAGAAGAAACGTTAAAGGAAATTGTTCATGATTTTGGATTACAGACTATAGTGATAAAGGATGAATACGAACATCCTAGTGAGTTGTATGCACCGGGTAATTacatattaacaaatattgtaAGTGAGGAATTTGTTCTTGGTTACAGGGAAACTTTCCCAGGAGGTCAACAGACACATTTCATTATACCAGTCTCGTGTGGCTTACGGCTTATTCTGGAAATGTCATCCCCAAATATCTCAAaaccatataaaaatgcatttttcgtGCCAAAACATCTTTATAGTAATGATATGATAGCGAAGTTGTACTTGGAATATTTAAAAACGAGAACGAGACTTTTAGAAGTAAAAGAAGAATATGTACCGGATATTCCACCAAGACTTACAAAATCTTCTGTCAGCAGACAATCTCTAATGTCCAACCAATCAGGAGCTAGTTCTGGACCTGTCAGACCAGACAGACGGAGACGAACCATTTCAATACAATCAGAGGATATACCAAAGCCGTTTGAGCGTCTCTCGTCTC TTGACGAAACCAAGTGTGCAAGTTTGTCGGAAGTAAAT gaTAACGTGTTTGAAGGCAGCTCCGACGGGAATTCTGAGGTGATATCTCCTCCTTACATGGAACTAAACAAGACTGATATCGCAACTACTCATATTTATGATGAGATGGCATTTGACGACATGGAAAATACTCAATGTGCAGAAAATACAACTACCTCGACCACTAGAAATGTGTTCTTTATGTGCTGTGGCAAATCTTGTGAAGATTCGGATGATATCCACGATATGTCAGTATATCGACTGGTAAAATTCTTAAACAGAAACCAGTTGCCGAGTATGGCTGAAATATGTAACAAACATAAGTTAGATGGCGCATTTATCTCAGAGTTAACAATAGAAGATCTTATGAACGAACCATTTCTACAGAGCGAAGAACAAGTGGAAATCTTTATTAGCTTGGTTTCtaaacaaagtaaaaataaataa